One segment of Solanum stenotomum isolate F172 chromosome 1, ASM1918654v1, whole genome shotgun sequence DNA contains the following:
- the LOC125878038 gene encoding homoserine kinase-like, whose product MAVLCQSPLNLKLITSSSSSSRNRTANPSFRLNLSAHSRSEPSPVFTSVKSFAPATVANLGPGFDFLGCAVDGIGDFVTLRLDPNVHSGKVSISDISGAGKKLRRNPRWNCAGIAAISVMKMLNIRSVGLTLSLHKGLPLGSGLGSSAASAAAAAVAVNELFGRPLTLTDLVLAGLDSESKVSGYHADNVAPAIMGGFVLIRSYHPLELIQLNFPHEKDLFFVLANPEFEAPTKKMREALPQEITMSHHIWNCSQAGALVASVLLGDVSGFGKALSSDKIVEPRRTPLIPGMEGVKKAAMEAGAFGCTISGAGPTAVAVTDNEETGREIGQRMVEAFLEHGKLKALAMVKKLDRIGARLVSSQPI is encoded by the coding sequence ATGGCCGTATTATGTCAGTCTCCCCTGAATTTGAAGCTCATcacctcttcctcctcctcctcacGGAATCGCACTGCCAATCCCTCCTTCAGATTAAATCTCTCCGCTCACTCCCGCAGTGAGCCCTCACCCGTTTTCACCTCTGTCAAGTCCTTTGCTCCAGCCACCGTTGCCAATCTCGGCCCTGGTTTCGACTTCCTTGGTTGCGCTGTCGATGGCATCGGCGACTTCGTCACTCTCCGCCTTGACCCCAACGTCCACTCTGGCAAGGTCTCTATTTCTGACATATCCGGCGCCGGAAAGAAGCTCAGAAGAAACCCTCGCTGGAATTGCGCTGGCATCGCCGCCATCTCTGTCATGAAGATGCTCAACATTCGATCGGTGGGCCTTACTCTCTCCCTTCACAAGGGCTTGCCCTTGGGCAGTGGTCTCGGGTCCAGCGCCGCTAGTGCAGCTGCTGCTGCCGTGGCGGTCAACGAGCTTTTTGGCCGCCCACTGACCCTGACTGACCTCGTGCTTGCTGGGTTAGATTCGGAATCCAAGGTCTCCGGTTACCATGCAGACAATGTGGCACCTGCTATTATGGGGGGTTTCGTATTGATCCGGAGTTACCATCCTCTTGAATTAATTCAGTTGAACTTCCCTCATGAAAAGGACCTCTTCTTTGTGCTGGCGAATCCAGAATTTGAGGCCCCAACAAAGAAAATGAGGGAGGCACTGCCGCAAGAGATAACCATGTCCCATCACATTTGGAACTGTAGTCAGGCAGGTGCATTGGTGGCGTCCGTGCTGCTGGGAGACGTGTCTGGTTTTGGTAAGGCACTGTCCTCCGATAAAATAGTGGAGCCAAGAAGAACACCACTAATTCCAGGAATGGAGGGAGTGAAGAAGGCAGCAATGGAAGCAGGGGCTTTTGGCTGCACCATTAGTGGAGCTGGGCCCACAGCAGTAGCGGTGACTGACAATGAGGAGACAGGGAGAGAGATTGGGCAAAGAATGGTAGAGGCTTTTCTGGAACATGGCAAGCTGAAGGCCTTGGCAATGGTGAAGAAGCTCGACCGTATTGGTGCCAGGCTTGTCAGTAGCCAACCCATATGA
- the LOC125877938 gene encoding glutamate receptor 3.2-like encodes MEAAVQDVNSDPSLLGGRKLALTLHDSNYSGFLGIIGALQFMETDTVAVIGPQSSVIAHVLSHLVNQLHVPLLSFTALDPTLSPLQYPYFIQTAPNDLFLMTAVADMISYFQYREVVAIFSDDDQGKNSITALGDKLAERRCKISYKAILPPEPISSRDLIVDQLVKVTSMESRVIVLHTLSITGLKVFEIAHDLGMMTSEYVWIATSWLSSTLDSTSVSPKVATSMQGALTLRSHTPDSPKKRAFLSRWNKLSNGSIALNVYGLYAYDTVWMIAHAVKEFFDNGGKITYSNDSNLNSFAGKTMNLAALSIFDGGNQLLSNILKTNMTGVSGPIAFNPDRSMPRPSFDVLNVAGKGLMRQIGYWCNYSGLSVVPPESLYAKPANRSSSTQRLDQVIWPGQTTKRPRGWIFPDNGRPLRIGVPRRVSYKAFVSEEEGSGVVHGYSIDVFLAALKCLPYPVPHKFIMFGDGHKNPSYSQLVNMITVDVFDAAVGDITIVTNRTKILDFSQPYADSGLVVVVHVKKTRSIAWAFLRPFTPLMWGVIAAFCLVVGTVVWILEHKFNDEFRGPPKKQMFTILWFSFSTIFGAPRENTVSTLGRIVLLIWLFVILIITSSYTASLTSFLTVQQLSSSIQGIESLVTSNDAIGYQVGSFAENYLFEEVNIAKSRLVPLGSPEEYADALEQGRVAAVVDERPYVDLFLSTYCGFQKVGLEFTKSGWGFAFPRDSPLAIDMSTAILQLSENGELEKIRKKWLNRKVCGGQSSAADSEQHPLKSFWGLFLISGVTCCFALLVYFCLMLHQFKQHFPELTHGSTSRTRISYSVRLKKFLSYADEKAEISANRLKRKRMEMENP; translated from the exons ATGGAAGCTGCTGTTCAAGACGTTAATTCTGATCCCTCACTTCTCGGTGGAAGAAAACTTGCTCTCACCCTGCATGATTCAAACTACAGCGGATTCCTAGGGATCATTGGAG CATTACAATTCATGGAGACCGATACTGTAGCTGTAATTGGCCCTCAAAGTTCTGTGATTGCCCATGTACTCTCTCACCTTGTCAACCAACTCCATGTCCCCCTCCTATCTTTCACGGCATTGGACCCAACACTATCACCTCTACAGTACCCCTACTTCATTCAGACAGCTCCCAACGATCTTTTTCTAATGACTGCTGTAGCAGATATGATTAGTTATTTTCAATACAGAGAAGTCGTTGCTATTTTCTCAGACGATGATCAAGGTAAAAATAGTATTACCGCTCTAGGTGATAAACTTGCTGAGAGGCGCTGTAAGATATCATACAAGGCAATACTCCCCCCTGAACCTATATCTAGTCGTGACCTGATCGTGGACCAGTTGGTTAAGGTCACATCAATGGAATCTCGAGTTATTGTTCTACATACATTATCCATAACAGGTCTCAAGGTCTTTGAGATTGCCCATGACCTTGGCATGATGACTAGTGAATATGTTTGGATAGCTACTTCTTGGCTTTCCAGTACCCTCGATTCAACTTCAGTTTCACCAAAGGTGGCTACCTCTATGCAAGGTGCTCTCACCCTTCGCTCCCACACACCTGATTCCCCAAAGAAGAGGGCTTTTTTATCAAGGTGGAACAAGTTGAGCAATGGCTCCATAGCTTTGAATGTTTATGGTCTATATGCCTACGATACTGTTTGGATGATTGCCCATGCAGTCAAAGAGTTTTTCGATAATGGAGGCAAAATCACCTACTCGAATGATTCCAATTTGAACAGTTTTGCTGGAAAGACAATGAATCTTGCTGCTCTCAGCATATTTGATGGTGGTAACCAACTGCTTAGTAACATATTAAAGACCAATATGACTGGGGTAAGTGGTCCCATTGCATTTAACCCAGATAGATCCATGCCCCGTCCCTCATTTGATGTTCTCAATGTAGCTGGCAAAGGATTGATGAGGCAAATAGGATACTGGTGTAACTACTCTGGGCTATCCGTTGTGCCTCCGGAATCTCTTTATGCCAAACCAGCAAACAGGTCAAGTTCCACTCAACGATTGGATCAGGTTATATGGCCAGGGCAAACTACAAAAAGACCACGTGGATGGATATTTCCCGACAATGGTAGGCCATTAAGGATTGGAGTCCCAAGGAGAGTGAGCTACAAAGCTTTTGTTtcagaagaagaaggaagtggAGTGGTCCATGGATACAGCATAGATGTCTTCCTTGCAGCCTTAAAGTGTCTTCCATACCCTGTGccacataaattcatcatgtTTGGCGACGGACACAAAAATCCAAGCTACAGTCAGTTAGTAAACATGATCACAGTTGAT GTATTTGATGCTGCAGTGGGTGACATTACAATTGTAACGAACCGCACAAAGATTTTGGATTTTAGTCAACCATACGCAGATTCAGGGTTAGTGGTGGTGGTACATGTGAAGAAGACAAGATCGATTGCTTGGGCTTTCCTGCGGCCATTTACTCCCCTTATGTGGGGAGTCATAGCTGCTTTTTGCCTTGTTGTGGGAACCGTAGTGTGGATACTAGAGCACAAATTTAATGATGAATTTCGTGGCCCGCCCAAGAAGCAGAtgttcacaattttatg GTTTAGTTTCTCAACTATTTTTGGAGCCCCAA GAGAAAACACAGTGAGCACATTGGGTCGAATTGTACTGCTTATATGGCTATTCGTAATCTTGATAATTACGTCGAGCTATACTGCAAGCCTGACATCGTTTCTAACGGTTCAACAGCTTTCCTCATCTATACAAGGAATTGAATCATTGGTAACAAGCAATGATGCAATTGGGTACCAGGTAGGCTCTTTTGCTGAGAACTACTTATTTGAAGAAGTTAACATTGCAAAGTCTAGGCTAGTTCCTCTTGGATCACCAGAAGAATATGCTGATGCCCTTGAACAAGGAAGAGTTGCTGCTGTGGTTGATGAACGTCCATATGTGGATCTGTTTTTATCAACTTACTGCGGGTTCCAAAAAGTTGGCCTAGAGTTCACCAAAAGTGGATGGGGATTT GCATTTCCGAGAGACTCCCCCTTAGCCATTGACATGTCAACGGCAATCTTGCAATTGTCTGAGAATGGAGAGCTAGAGAAGATCCGCAAGAAGTGGTTAAACAGAAAAGTCTGTGGGGGGCAGAGCTCTGCAGCAGATTCAGAGCAGCATCCATTAAAGAGCTTTTGGGGTTTATTCCTCATTTCTGGAGTTACCTGCTGTTTTGCTCTGCTTGTATATTTCTGCTTGATGTTGCACCAGTTCAAACAACATTTTCCTGAATTAACACATGGTTCTACTAGTAGAACTAGAATATCATATTCGGTAAGGCTTAAAAAGTTCTTGTCTTATGCGGATGAGAAGGCAGAGATATCTGCAAATAGGTTGAAAAGAAAGCGGATGGAAATGGAAAACCCTTAA